The nucleotide window CCCCCGCGGTCGACGTCTCCGAGAACGAGAAGGGCTACTCGGTGACCGTCGAGCTCCCGGGCGTGAAGAAGGACGACGTCACCGTCGAGATCCACGAGAACGTGCTCACGATCCGCGGCGAAAAGAAGAGCGAACGCGAGGAGAAGAAGGACAAGACGCACTGGATCGAGCGCAGCTACGGCTCGTTCAGCCGCTCCTTCACGCTTCCGCCGGCCGCGGTCGTCGACGAGATGAAGGCCAGCTTCAAGGACGGGGTTCTGACCCTCGAGATCCCGAAGAAGGAAGAGGTCAAGCCGCGACAGATCTCGATCAAGTGAGGTGCGGGGCGGGCGCGCTCGACCCCCTCTCCCCTCCACCCTGAGCGCGCCCGTCCCCGCCTTCTCTTCAGCCGATGCTGCCGTCGGGAGAGCACACGTGAAGCGAATCCTGGTTGCGACGGATTTCTCCGAGCACGCCGAGCGCGCGCTCGAATGGGCTGCGGCTCTGGCGAAGCGCTTCGGCGCGGAGCTCGAGCTCGTGACGTCGGTGTTCGTGGTTCCGCTCGCCAGCGGCCCGCACTCGCTCGGAGTGCCGCCGGACTACCTGCGCAACGCCCGCGAGCAGGCTGAGAGCCAGCTCGACGCGATCGCGGCGCGCCTGTCGCGCGAGGGAATCCGCGTCGAGTGCACGGTCGTGCACGAGGATCCGTCGAGCGGACTCTGCGCGCGCGCCGCCGAGACCAGGGCCGACCTGGTCGCGATCGGAACGCGCGGCCGGTCGGGGCTCTCGCACGTGCTGCTCGGCAGCGTCGCGGAGCGGACCGCGCGGCTCGCGGCCTGTCCGGTGCTCAGCGTTCACGCCGGCTCGCCGGCGCCGCGCGCGCTGCGCAAGCTGGTCGTGCCGATGGACTTCTCAGCGCCGGCACTGGCGGCTCTCGAGCTCGCGCGAATTCTCGTCGAGCCGGGCGGTGAGCTGGCGCTGGTGCACGCGATCGCGCCCGTGCTGTCGGCGGGCTCGCCCGAGCGACCGCTCGAGGATCCGCGCGCCGAGGAGTGGGCGCGCGCGGAGTTCGAGAAGCTGCGCGCTTCCGGTGCGGTCGCAAGCGCCCACCTCGAGATCCGCTACGGCGCGGCCGACGCTGTGGTCGTCGATGCCGCCTCCGAGCTCGAAGCGGATGCGATCGTGATGGGCACCCGCGGCCGCAGCGGGATCACGCGGATGTTCCTGGGCAGCGTGGCGGAGCGGGTGCTGCGCCGCGCGCTTCAGCCGGTCTTCGTCACCCAGCCGGGCTGATCCGCTCTACTCAAGCCGGAGTCTCGTCCCAGCCCTCGGCGCCGACGAGCGGCACGAACTGCACGTCGCCCAGATCCTCGCGCTCGAGTCGATCCCCAGCGGTGCGGACCACGCGCAGCAGCTGCTGGCTGCCGCGTCCCGCGCCGACCGGAATCACCAGCCGTCCGCCGACCGCGAGCTGCGCCTCGAGCGACGCCGGCACGCGCGGCCCGCCCGCCGAGACCAGGATCGCGTCGAACGGCGCCGCCTCCGGCCAGCCCAGCGTCCCGTCCGCGATCCGGACCCGGACGTTCGCGCAGCCGAGCTCGGCGAGCCGCTCGCGCGCCAGCTCGCCGAGCTCGGCGTGTCTCTCGATGGTGTAGACCTCGGCCGCGAGCCGCGACAGCAGGGCCGCCGCATAGCCGGAGCCGGTTCCCACCTCGAGCACGCGGT belongs to Deltaproteobacteria bacterium and includes:
- a CDS encoding universal stress protein; the protein is MRGGRARPPLPSTLSAPVPAFSSADAAVGRAHVKRILVATDFSEHAERALEWAAALAKRFGAELELVTSVFVVPLASGPHSLGVPPDYLRNAREQAESQLDAIAARLSREGIRVECTVVHEDPSSGLCARAAETRADLVAIGTRGRSGLSHVLLGSVAERTARLAACPVLSVHAGSPAPRALRKLVVPMDFSAPALAALELARILVEPGGELALVHAIAPVLSAGSPERPLEDPRAEEWARAEFEKLRASGAVASAHLEIRYGAADAVVVDAASELEADAIVMGTRGRSGITRMFLGSVAERVLRRALQPVFVTQPG
- a CDS encoding Hsp20/alpha crystallin family protein; the protein is MAKEGPRREISLWNPFGDEFFTPERLFRAWGAPAQRAERLAPAVDVSENEKGYSVTVELPGVKKDDVTVEIHENVLTIRGEKKSEREEKKDKTHWIERSYGSFSRSFTLPPAAVVDEMKASFKDGVLTLEIPKKEEVKPRQISIK
- a CDS encoding protein-L-isoaspartate(D-aspartate) O-methyltransferase — encoded protein: MMDDASKRARMVARQIEARGVRDARVLQAMREVPRHVFVPAALAESACDDRALPIAAGQTISQPYVVALMLEALALRPADRVLEVGTGSGYAAALLSRLAAEVYTIERHAELGELARERLAELGCANVRVRIADGTLGWPEAAPFDAILVSAGGPRVPASLEAQLAVGGRLVIPVGAGRGSQQLLRVVRTAGDRLEREDLGDVQFVPLVGAEGWDETPA